In a single window of the Bacteroidota bacterium genome:
- a CDS encoding glycosyltransferase, with translation MNLSLVIPLLNEEESLQELSDWIMRVCSAHNFSYEVLFVDDGSRDGSWKKIEEISSRNNNVKGIRFRRNYGKSAALQVGFEVAQGDVVITMDADLQDSPDEIPELYKMITKDNFDLVSGWKKKRYDPITKTIPTKIFNWATRKMSGIQLHDFNCGLKAYKNEVVKNVDVYGEMHRYIPVLAGWAGFRKIGEKVVTHQKRKYGTTKFGLERFINGFLDLLSIGFVTKFGKRPMHLFGLLGTIIFFFGFVVACYLAYLKFGLGIVKMTDRPLFYFGLLAMIIGTQLFLTGFISELIVRHSPDKNKYQIEKKVGL, from the coding sequence ATGAATCTCTCCCTCGTTATCCCTCTTCTCAACGAAGAAGAATCTTTGCAGGAACTGTCTGATTGGATTATGCGCGTTTGTTCCGCACATAATTTTTCTTACGAAGTTCTTTTCGTTGATGACGGCAGCCGTGATGGTTCGTGGAAAAAGATTGAAGAGATTTCATCGCGGAATAATAATGTGAAGGGAATCCGATTCAGAAGAAATTACGGAAAATCTGCTGCATTACAGGTTGGGTTTGAAGTTGCTCAGGGAGATGTGGTTATTACAATGGATGCCGATTTGCAGGATTCGCCCGATGAAATTCCTGAACTATATAAAATGATTACGAAGGATAATTTTGATTTGGTTTCCGGCTGGAAGAAAAAACGCTACGATCCAATTACGAAAACTATTCCTACAAAAATTTTCAACTGGGCAACCCGGAAAATGTCTGGCATACAACTCCATGATTTTAATTGCGGGCTTAAAGCATATAAGAATGAAGTGGTGAAAAATGTTGATGTCTATGGCGAGATGCACCGCTACATTCCGGTTCTTGCTGGATGGGCTGGATTCAGAAAAATAGGTGAAAAAGTTGTTACGCATCAGAAAAGAAAATATGGTACAACGAAATTTGGACTGGAAAGATTCATAAACGGATTTCTTGATTTGCTTTCCATCGGTTTTGTTACAAAGTTCGGTAAACGACCTATGCATTTATTCGGACTGCTTGGCACTATAATTTTCTTTTTCGGATTTGTAGTTGCCTGTTATCTCGCATATCTGAAATTTGGTCTCGGCATTGTGAAAATGACTGACCGCCCGCTTTTCTATTTTGGGTTGCTGGCAATGATTATCGGTACGCAATTATTTCTCACCGGATTCATTTCAGAACTAATTGTTCGCCATTCTCCCGATAAA